In one Inquilinus sp. Marseille-Q2685 genomic region, the following are encoded:
- a CDS encoding SPFH domain-containing protein yields MALWDKIAGEFIDIIEWTDDTQDTIVYRFERHNNEIKYGAQLTVRESQVAVFVNEGQIADVFQPGMVRLETRNLPILSTLQGWKYGFESPFKAEVYFLNTKRFTDLKWGTMNPVMLRDPEFGPVRLRAFGTYAIRVKDPAAFIREIAGTDGRFTTDEITDQLRNLIVTSFAGAVAKSNIPVLDLSANYDQLGKVIRDAIQPEFDAYGLEVATLLVENVSLPEEVEKALDRRSSMGVVGDLGRYTQYQTAEAIKAAAENPGGAAGIGIGMATGGGLAAAMGAAVQQGAQPATGSAPPPLPGSEAWHVAIDGKQAGPFPAAELQGLVRDGRLTRESLVWIQGMANWTRAGEVAGLAALFADQPPPLPPA; encoded by the coding sequence ATGGCCCTGTGGGACAAGATTGCCGGCGAATTCATCGACATCATCGAATGGACCGATGACACCCAGGACACCATCGTCTACCGGTTCGAGCGGCACAACAACGAGATCAAGTACGGCGCCCAGCTGACGGTGCGCGAGAGCCAGGTCGCCGTCTTCGTCAACGAGGGCCAGATCGCCGACGTCTTCCAGCCGGGGATGGTTCGGCTGGAGACCAGGAACCTGCCGATCCTGTCGACGCTGCAGGGCTGGAAATACGGCTTCGAGAGCCCGTTCAAGGCCGAGGTGTATTTCCTCAACACCAAGCGGTTCACCGACCTGAAATGGGGCACGATGAACCCGGTGATGCTGCGCGACCCGGAGTTCGGGCCGGTGCGGCTGCGCGCCTTCGGCACCTACGCCATCCGGGTCAAGGACCCCGCCGCCTTCATCCGCGAGATCGCCGGCACCGACGGCCGCTTCACCACCGACGAGATCACCGACCAGCTGCGCAACCTGATCGTCACCAGCTTCGCCGGCGCGGTGGCGAAGTCGAACATCCCGGTGCTGGACCTGTCGGCCAACTACGACCAGCTCGGCAAGGTCATCCGCGACGCGATCCAGCCGGAGTTCGACGCCTACGGCCTGGAGGTCGCGACGCTGCTGGTCGAGAACGTCTCGCTGCCCGAGGAGGTGGAGAAGGCGCTGGACCGTCGCAGCAGCATGGGCGTGGTCGGCGATCTCGGCCGCTACACCCAGTACCAGACCGCCGAGGCGATCAAGGCGGCGGCGGAGAATCCGGGCGGGGCCGCCGGAATCGGCATCGGCATGGCCACGGGCGGCGGCCTTGCCGCGGCCATGGGCGCCGCCGTGCAGCAGGGCGCCCAGCCGGCGACGGGCTCGGCCCCGCCGCCCTTGCCGGGGTCCGAGGCCTGGCACGTCGCCATCGACGGCAAGCAGGCCGGCCCGTTCCCGGCCGCCGAGCTGCAGGGGCTGGTGCGCGACGGCCGCCTGACCCGCGAGAGCCTGGTCTGGATCCAGGGCATGGCGAACTGGACCAGGGCCGGCGAGGTTGCCGGGCTGGCCGCGCTGTTCGCCGACCAGCCGCCGCCGCTGCCCCCCGCCTGA
- a CDS encoding GNAT family N-acetyltransferase → MAEVTVRPAGPDDRAALQAALVDMQEYERALHDTRLPGSETAQPYLDWLEGHAAARGGVILVAVSAEGELAGFSACWVQQDDLISETADSNRFGYVSDVYTAPAWRGHGIAGRLLSAIEAHLRGTGVVRMRIGALANNDSAVRAYRKHGFEPYEMVLEKRL, encoded by the coding sequence ATGGCCGAGGTGACGGTGCGGCCGGCGGGGCCGGACGATCGCGCAGCGCTGCAGGCGGCGCTGGTCGACATGCAGGAGTACGAGCGGGCGCTGCACGACACGCGGCTGCCCGGCAGCGAGACGGCGCAGCCCTATCTCGACTGGCTCGAAGGCCATGCGGCGGCGCGCGGGGGCGTGATCCTGGTCGCGGTGTCGGCCGAGGGCGAGCTCGCCGGCTTCTCCGCCTGCTGGGTGCAGCAGGACGACCTGATCTCGGAGACCGCGGATTCGAACCGCTTCGGCTATGTCTCGGACGTCTACACCGCGCCGGCCTGGCGCGGCCACGGCATCGCCGGACGGTTGCTGTCGGCGATCGAGGCGCATCTGCGCGGCACCGGCGTGGTGCGCATGCGGATCGGCGCCCTGGCGAACAACGACAGCGCCGTCCGCGCCTACCGCAAGCACGGCTTCGAGCCCTACGAGATGGTGCTGGAGAAGCGGCTGTAG
- a CDS encoding glycosyltransferase: protein MLIQIPVFNERHVVRRILGAAAALDWPQDKLTIQLLDDSIDETREIAEAAVQELRAAGIDAHRLHRTDRTGFKAGALHAGLAVTDHPYVAVFDADFIPRPDFLRRTVGVLENDKRLAFVQGRWEHLNGDENRLTRAQTLMLDAHFGVEQPARSMTGLPLPFNGTCGIWRRAAIEDAGGWKADTLTEDLDLSLRAHLKGWRARYLSDITVPGELPSSIAAWRVQQFRWTKGFAQVACKLLPTIWRSTFPPKTKVAVSLQLLQCLFYPLGALAMVNTLMFLAVGFDQPVALTVLGVVSTVLGISGTAAFLVSGRCAVRRERLGQAVMDMLATMALNAGLSLSNSMGVIEAFIGRRSGFVRTPKKGSSRRSGYRSGAGSGIPETAAGTVLLGMVLTDLAWYLPFLVVSGTGLLIMGTALLAERYDLRLDPRALPRTMPGVKLAPPAARASQPHTRS, encoded by the coding sequence GTGCTGATCCAGATTCCGGTGTTCAACGAGCGGCATGTGGTGCGCCGTATCCTCGGCGCCGCCGCCGCGCTCGACTGGCCGCAGGACAAGCTGACGATCCAGCTGCTCGACGACAGCATCGACGAGACCCGCGAGATCGCCGAGGCGGCGGTGCAGGAGCTGCGCGCCGCGGGCATCGACGCCCACCGGCTGCACCGGACCGACCGCACCGGCTTCAAGGCCGGGGCGCTGCACGCCGGGCTGGCCGTCACCGACCACCCCTATGTCGCGGTCTTCGACGCCGACTTCATCCCGCGGCCGGACTTCCTGCGCCGCACCGTCGGCGTGCTGGAGAACGACAAGCGCCTGGCCTTCGTGCAGGGCCGCTGGGAGCATCTGAACGGCGACGAGAACCGCCTGACCCGCGCCCAGACGCTGATGCTGGACGCGCATTTCGGTGTCGAGCAGCCGGCCCGCAGCATGACCGGCCTGCCCCTGCCCTTCAACGGCACCTGCGGCATCTGGCGCCGCGCCGCGATCGAGGATGCCGGCGGCTGGAAGGCCGACACGCTGACCGAGGACCTCGACCTCAGCCTGCGCGCCCATCTCAAGGGCTGGCGCGCCCGCTACCTGTCCGACATCACCGTGCCGGGCGAGCTGCCGTCGTCCATCGCCGCCTGGCGGGTGCAGCAGTTCCGCTGGACCAAGGGCTTCGCCCAGGTCGCCTGCAAGCTCTTGCCGACGATCTGGCGCTCCACCTTCCCGCCCAAGACCAAGGTCGCGGTCAGCCTGCAGCTGCTGCAGTGCCTGTTCTACCCGCTGGGCGCGCTGGCGATGGTGAACACGCTGATGTTCCTTGCCGTCGGCTTCGACCAGCCGGTGGCGCTGACCGTGCTGGGCGTGGTCTCGACCGTGCTTGGCATCTCCGGCACCGCCGCCTTCCTGGTCTCCGGCCGCTGCGCCGTGCGGCGGGAGCGGCTGGGCCAGGCCGTGATGGACATGCTTGCCACGATGGCGCTGAACGCCGGCCTGTCGCTGTCGAACTCGATGGGCGTGATCGAGGCCTTCATCGGGCGGCGCAGCGGCTTCGTGCGCACGCCGAAGAAGGGCAGCTCGCGCCGGTCGGGCTATCGCAGCGGCGCCGGCAGCGGCATCCCCGAGACGGCGGCCGGCACAGTGCTGCTCGGCATGGTGCTGACCGACCTCGCCTGGTACCTGCCGTTCCTGGTCGTGTCCGGCACCGGCCTCCTGATCATGGGCACCGCGCTCCTGGCCGAGCGCTACGACCTGCGGCTCGACCCCCGCGCCCTGCCCCGCACCATGCCCGGCGTGAAGCTGGCGCCGCCGGCGGCCCGGGCGTCGCAGCCGCACACCCGCAGCTGA
- a CDS encoding 2-hydroxyacid dehydrogenase — translation MTKPVVLALAGLMPGPFAELEANCTVHRLWEAEDREALIKRVAPEVRGIVTGPGVSAEFMDRFPALEIIGNFGVGYDKVDTAHAKARGVRVTNTPGVLDDEVADLGLLLMLATARRLCVGDRFVRAGKWTQGGLPLARSLRGKRLGVVGMGRIGQAVAERAKVFGLSIAWHGPRAKPEIDHPYYPDLVALARDSDVLVLCCPGGAATHHIVNRAVIEALGPEGILVNIARGTVVDEPEMVSALVDGRLGAAGLDVFEHEPAVPEALYKLDNVVLQPHVGSATVETRNAMADLVVRNILAHFGGQPLLTPVV, via the coding sequence ATGACCAAACCCGTCGTCCTCGCTCTGGCCGGCCTGATGCCGGGCCCCTTCGCCGAGTTGGAGGCGAACTGCACCGTGCACCGGCTGTGGGAGGCCGAGGATCGCGAGGCGCTGATCAAGCGCGTGGCGCCGGAGGTCCGCGGCATCGTCACCGGCCCGGGCGTCTCGGCGGAGTTCATGGATCGGTTCCCGGCGCTGGAGATCATCGGCAATTTCGGCGTCGGCTACGACAAGGTCGACACCGCCCATGCCAAGGCGCGCGGCGTCCGCGTCACCAACACGCCCGGCGTGCTCGACGACGAGGTGGCGGATCTCGGCCTCTTGCTGATGCTGGCGACGGCGCGGCGGCTCTGCGTCGGCGACCGCTTCGTCCGCGCCGGCAAATGGACCCAGGGCGGTCTTCCGCTGGCCCGCAGCCTGCGCGGCAAGCGCCTCGGCGTGGTTGGCATGGGCCGGATCGGCCAGGCAGTGGCGGAGCGGGCGAAGGTCTTTGGCCTGTCGATCGCCTGGCACGGGCCGCGGGCGAAGCCGGAGATCGACCATCCCTACTATCCGGACCTGGTGGCCCTGGCCCGCGACAGCGACGTGCTGGTGCTGTGCTGCCCGGGCGGCGCCGCGACGCACCACATCGTCAACCGCGCGGTGATCGAGGCGCTGGGACCCGAGGGCATCCTGGTCAACATCGCCCGCGGCACGGTGGTGGACGAGCCGGAGATGGTCTCGGCTCTGGTCGACGGCCGCCTAGGCGCCGCCGGGCTCGACGTGTTCGAGCACGAGCCGGCGGTGCCGGAGGCGCTCTACAAGCTCGACAACGTGGTGCTGCAGCCGCATGTCGGCAGCGCCACGGTCGAGACCCGCAACGCCATGGCCGACCTCGTCGTCCGCAACATCCTGGCCCATTTCGGCGGCCAGCCGCTGCTGACCCCGGTGGTGTGA
- a CDS encoding ribonuclease activity regulator RraA: MTGLKPETRDKLKTVSTATLTTALFKRGLRNQFIQDVHPLNPSAGPMVGEAFTLRYIPAREDLNPISVFQDRAHPQRKAVEDCPPGAVFVIDSRKDPRAASAGSILVARLMKRGVAGVVTDGGFRDSPEIAKLGIPAYHNRPAAPTNLTRHQALDINVPIGCGDVPVFPGDVVVGDGEGVVVIPANIADEIADEAVEMTAFEDFVTEEVMKGRSILGLYPATEEQTKIDFAAWRKANGR, translated from the coding sequence ATGACCGGATTGAAGCCCGAGACCCGGGACAAGCTGAAGACCGTCAGCACCGCCACCCTGACCACTGCGCTGTTCAAGCGCGGGCTGCGCAACCAGTTCATCCAGGACGTGCACCCGCTGAACCCGTCGGCCGGGCCGATGGTCGGCGAGGCCTTCACCCTGCGCTACATCCCGGCGCGCGAGGACCTGAACCCGATCAGCGTGTTCCAGGACCGCGCCCATCCGCAGCGCAAGGCGGTCGAGGACTGCCCGCCCGGAGCCGTCTTCGTCATCGACAGCCGCAAGGACCCGCGCGCCGCCTCGGCCGGGTCGATCCTGGTGGCGCGGCTGATGAAGCGCGGCGTCGCCGGCGTGGTCACCGATGGCGGCTTCCGCGATTCGCCGGAGATCGCGAAGCTCGGCATCCCCGCCTATCACAACCGCCCGGCAGCCCCGACCAACCTGACCCGCCACCAGGCGCTGGACATCAACGTGCCGATCGGCTGCGGCGACGTGCCGGTGTTCCCGGGTGACGTGGTGGTCGGCGACGGCGAGGGCGTGGTGGTGATCCCGGCGAACATCGCCGACGAGATCGCCGACGAGGCGGTCGAGATGACCGCCTTCGAGGACTTCGTCACCGAGGAGGTGATGAAAGGCCGCTCAATCCTCGGCCTCTATCCGGCGACCGAGGAGCAGACGAAGATCGACTTCGCCGCTTGGCGCAAGGCGAACGGACGGTAG
- a CDS encoding SMP-30/gluconolactonase/LRE family protein produces the protein MNGQDEIRGGWTPSSRYPDPAVEVLDPSFTPYRIFSAAVERIATGCRWAEGPVWFGDRRALLWSDIPNNRILKWDEETGAVSAFRKPSNNANGNTRDRQGRLVTCEHLGRRVTRTEHDGTITVLADGFDGKRLNSPNDVVVKSDGSVWFTDPPFGITGNYEGRKAEPELPGNVYRIDGETGALAVIAEDVKGPNGLCFSPDEKILYLVESRAVPNRLIVAYDVVDGGRRIANRRVAIDAGPGTPDGMRVDVDGNLWCGWGMGSDELDGVMIFNPEGKPIGRIALPERCANLCFGGEMRNRLFMASSQSVYALYVGTQGAVGG, from the coding sequence ATGAACGGACAGGATGAGATCCGGGGCGGCTGGACGCCCTCGTCCCGGTATCCCGACCCGGCGGTGGAGGTGCTGGACCCCAGCTTCACGCCGTACCGGATCTTCAGCGCCGCGGTGGAACGCATCGCCACTGGCTGCCGCTGGGCCGAGGGGCCGGTCTGGTTCGGCGACCGCCGCGCCCTGCTGTGGAGCGACATCCCGAACAACCGGATCCTGAAATGGGACGAGGAGACCGGGGCGGTCAGCGCCTTCCGCAAGCCCTCCAACAACGCCAACGGCAACACGCGGGACCGCCAGGGGCGGCTGGTGACCTGCGAGCATCTCGGCCGCCGCGTCACCCGCACCGAACATGACGGCACCATCACCGTGCTGGCCGACGGCTTCGACGGCAAGAGGCTTAACTCACCCAACGACGTCGTGGTGAAGTCCGACGGGTCGGTCTGGTTCACCGACCCGCCCTTCGGCATCACCGGCAACTACGAGGGCCGCAAGGCGGAGCCGGAGCTGCCCGGCAACGTCTACCGGATCGATGGGGAGACGGGGGCGCTTGCCGTCATCGCCGAGGACGTCAAGGGGCCGAACGGCCTGTGCTTCTCGCCCGACGAAAAGATCCTCTATCTCGTCGAATCCCGCGCCGTGCCGAACCGGCTGATCGTCGCCTACGACGTCGTCGACGGCGGCCGGCGCATCGCCAACCGGCGGGTGGCGATCGATGCCGGCCCCGGCACCCCGGACGGCATGCGCGTCGATGTCGACGGCAATCTCTGGTGCGGCTGGGGCATGGGCAGCGACGAGCTGGACGGGGTGATGATCTTCAACCCCGAAGGCAAGCCGATCGGCCGGATCGCCCTGCCCGAGCGCTGCGCCAACCTGTGCTTCGGCGGCGAGATGCGCAACCGCCTGTTCATGGCCTCCAGCCAGTCCGTCTATGCCCTCTATGTCGGCACGCAAGGTGCCGTCGGCGGCTGA
- the araD gene encoding L-arabinonate dehydratase → MTDIRRKTPETLRSARWFAPDDLRSFGHRSRAMQMGYGPEDWVGRPVIALINTWSDANPCHAHFRHRVEDVKRGVLQAGGFPIELPALSLSESYVKPTTMLYRNMLAMEVEELLRSHPVDGAVLLGGCDKTTPGLLMGATSAGLPAIYLPAGPMLRGNWKGKVLGSGSDAWKFWDERRAGNISDQDWLDIEGGIARSYGHCMTMGTASTMTAIAEAIGMTLPGASSIPAADAGHIRMSSACGRRIVEMVWEDLVPARIQIRAAFENAIVVAMAMGCSTNAIIHLVAMARRAGADISLDDFDAASRVVPVIANVRPSGDQYLMEDFFYAGGLPALMTRLRDHLKLDALTVSGRTLGDNIAHAEIYNEDVIRPLDNPLYAEGALAVLRGNLSPDGCVIKPSACEPRFLKHSGPALVFDDYPSMKAAIDSDDLDVTADHVLVLRNAGPQGGPGMPEWGMLPIPKKLVKQGVRDMVRISDARMSGTSYGACILHVSPESYVGGPLALLRTGDIVTLDVAARRIDMEVPEEELARRRAELQPPQPRFERGYGWMFNRHIRQAHEGCDFDFLETSFGAPVGEPDIF, encoded by the coding sequence ATGACCGATATCCGCCGCAAGACGCCCGAGACCCTCCGCAGCGCCCGCTGGTTCGCGCCCGACGATCTGCGCTCCTTCGGCCACCGCTCCCGCGCCATGCAGATGGGCTACGGGCCCGAGGACTGGGTCGGCCGGCCGGTGATCGCGCTGATCAACACCTGGTCCGACGCCAACCCCTGCCACGCTCATTTCAGGCATCGGGTCGAGGATGTGAAGCGCGGGGTGCTGCAGGCGGGCGGCTTCCCGATCGAGCTGCCGGCGCTGTCGCTGTCGGAGAGCTACGTCAAGCCGACCACGATGCTGTATCGCAACATGCTGGCGATGGAGGTGGAGGAGCTGCTGCGGTCCCACCCCGTCGACGGCGCGGTGCTGCTGGGCGGCTGCGACAAGACCACCCCCGGCTTGCTGATGGGCGCGACCAGCGCCGGGCTGCCGGCGATCTACCTGCCGGCAGGGCCGATGCTGCGCGGCAACTGGAAGGGCAAGGTGCTGGGCTCCGGCTCCGACGCCTGGAAGTTCTGGGACGAGCGCCGGGCCGGCAACATCAGCGACCAGGACTGGCTGGACATCGAAGGCGGCATCGCCCGCAGCTACGGCCACTGCATGACCATGGGCACGGCCAGCACCATGACCGCGATCGCCGAGGCGATCGGCATGACCCTGCCCGGCGCCTCCTCGATCCCGGCCGCCGACGCCGGCCATATCCGCATGTCCTCCGCCTGCGGCCGGCGCATCGTCGAGATGGTGTGGGAGGACTTGGTCCCGGCCCGGATCCAGATCCGCGCCGCCTTCGAGAACGCGATCGTGGTGGCGATGGCGATGGGCTGCTCGACCAACGCCATCATCCATCTGGTCGCCATGGCGCGGCGGGCCGGCGCCGATATCTCGCTGGACGATTTCGACGCCGCCAGCCGGGTGGTGCCGGTGATCGCCAATGTCCGGCCCAGCGGCGACCAGTACCTGATGGAGGACTTCTTCTACGCCGGCGGCCTGCCGGCGCTGATGACGCGGCTGCGCGACCACCTGAAGCTCGATGCGCTGACCGTCAGCGGCCGGACGCTGGGCGACAACATCGCCCATGCCGAGATCTATAACGAGGACGTGATCCGGCCGCTCGACAACCCGCTCTATGCCGAGGGCGCTCTGGCGGTGCTGCGCGGCAACCTGTCGCCGGATGGCTGCGTCATCAAGCCCAGCGCCTGCGAGCCGCGCTTCCTGAAGCACAGCGGCCCGGCCCTGGTGTTCGACGACTATCCGTCGATGAAGGCGGCGATCGACAGCGACGACCTGGACGTCACCGCCGACCATGTGCTGGTGCTGCGCAACGCCGGGCCGCAGGGCGGCCCCGGCATGCCGGAATGGGGCATGCTGCCGATCCCGAAAAAGCTGGTGAAGCAGGGCGTGCGCGACATGGTCCGCATCTCCGACGCGCGGATGAGCGGCACCAGCTACGGCGCCTGCATCCTGCATGTCTCGCCCGAATCCTATGTCGGCGGCCCGCTGGCGCTGCTGCGCACCGGCGATATCGTCACGCTCGACGTCGCCGCCCGCCGCATCGACATGGAGGTGCCGGAGGAGGAACTGGCGCGCCGCCGGGCCGAGCTGCAGCCGCCGCAGCCCCGCTTCGAGCGCGGCTATGGCTGGATGTTCAACCGCCACATTCGCCAGGCGCATGAGGGCTGCGACTTCGACTTCCTCGAGACCTCTTTCGGCGCCCCGGTGGGCGAGCCTGACATCTTCTGA
- a CDS encoding GntR family transcriptional regulator, with protein sequence MTVTAIQLDRARQAAPQVYERLREQIIALTLAPGSVLARNELMVQFGVSQTPIRDALLRLAEEGLVDIFPQHATVVSPIDLAAARQAHFLRRSVELEVVRTLALRADRSFVAPLRTLIARQRAMLDAEDFEAFAETDQLLHRQLCEAAEVSGLWTLIRSRSGHLDRLRRLHLPVPGKAQSILNDHARILDAIAAGDADGAQEALRQHLSGTLAQVDEIRARFPDYVRG encoded by the coding sequence ATGACCGTCACGGCGATCCAGCTCGACCGCGCCCGTCAGGCGGCGCCGCAGGTCTATGAGCGGCTGCGCGAGCAGATCATCGCGCTGACCCTGGCGCCGGGCTCGGTGCTGGCGCGCAACGAGCTGATGGTACAGTTCGGGGTCAGCCAGACGCCGATCCGCGACGCCCTGCTGCGCTTGGCGGAGGAGGGGCTGGTCGACATCTTCCCGCAGCACGCCACGGTGGTTAGCCCGATCGATCTGGCGGCGGCGCGTCAGGCGCATTTCCTGCGTCGGTCGGTGGAGCTCGAGGTAGTGCGGACCCTGGCGCTGCGCGCGGACCGGTCCTTCGTGGCGCCGCTGCGGACGCTGATCGCCCGCCAGCGGGCCATGCTCGATGCCGAGGATTTCGAGGCCTTCGCCGAGACCGACCAGTTGCTGCACCGCCAGCTCTGCGAGGCGGCGGAGGTGTCCGGCCTGTGGACGCTGATCCGCAGCCGCAGCGGCCACCTCGACCGGCTGCGGCGGCTGCACCTGCCGGTGCCGGGCAAGGCCCAGTCGATCCTGAATGACCACGCCCGCATCCTCGACGCCATCGCCGCGGGCGACGCCGATGGGGCGCAGGAGGCGCTGCGGCAGCACCTGTCCGGGACCCTGGCGCAGGTCGATGAGATCCGGGCGCGGTTTCCGGATTATGTCAGGGGCTAA
- a CDS encoding SMP-30/gluconolactonase/LRE family protein, translating into MLDPCFEVLDKRFASYVMGNVHIDVLASDIGLRWSEGPVWFGDGRYLLWSDIPNNRIMRWDETDGSVSVFRNPSNYTNGHTRDRQGRLVSCEHGGRRVSRTEYDGRVTVLADSHNGKRLNSPNDVVVKSDDTVWFTDPPYGILSEYEGHQSEIEQDGCHVYRFDPRSGTLKTVATDFDKPNGIAFSPDEKLLYVADTGASHDPDGPKHIRRFQVRDDGTLAGGEVFAECTFGLFDGFRIDHHGNIWTSAGDGVHCYAPDGTLIGKIKVPEVVANVCFGGLKKNRLFICSTTSLRAVYLNTRGVQTP; encoded by the coding sequence ATGCTCGATCCCTGTTTCGAGGTGCTGGACAAGCGCTTCGCGAGCTATGTCATGGGCAATGTCCATATCGACGTGCTGGCCAGCGACATCGGGCTGCGCTGGTCGGAAGGGCCGGTCTGGTTCGGAGACGGCCGCTACCTGCTGTGGAGCGACATCCCGAACAACCGGATCATGCGCTGGGACGAGACCGACGGCAGCGTCAGCGTCTTCCGCAATCCGTCGAACTACACCAACGGCCACACCCGCGACCGCCAGGGCCGCCTGGTGTCCTGCGAGCATGGCGGCCGCCGGGTCAGCCGCACCGAATATGACGGCCGGGTCACCGTCCTGGCCGACAGCCACAACGGCAAGCGCCTGAACTCGCCGAACGACGTGGTGGTGAAGTCGGACGACACGGTGTGGTTCACCGACCCGCCCTACGGCATCCTGTCGGAATACGAAGGCCACCAGTCCGAGATCGAGCAGGACGGCTGCCACGTCTACCGCTTCGATCCGAGGTCGGGGACGCTGAAGACCGTCGCGACCGATTTCGATAAGCCCAACGGCATCGCCTTCTCGCCGGACGAGAAGCTGCTCTACGTCGCCGACACCGGCGCCAGCCACGACCCGGACGGGCCGAAGCACATCCGCCGCTTCCAGGTGCGCGACGACGGCACGCTGGCCGGCGGCGAGGTCTTCGCCGAATGCACCTTCGGCCTGTTCGACGGCTTCCGCATCGACCATCACGGCAACATCTGGACCAGCGCCGGCGACGGCGTGCATTGCTACGCCCCGGACGGCACGCTGATCGGCAAGATCAAGGTGCCGGAGGTGGTGGCCAATGTCTGCTTCGGCGGCCTGAAGAAGAACCGCTTGTTCATCTGCTCCACCACCTCGCTGCGGGCGGTCTACTTGAACACGCGGGGCGTGCAGACGCCGTAA
- a CDS encoding ABC transporter permease, translating to MQAYLRSIDRPILVACGFVILILAAGTAYTAITQGTATFLSPAYLLQQLKVASFLGVVAAGMMLVILMGHIDLSVPWTIAASAMLATAVGGTEAIPVGLAVGALVGLFNGLGIAFLRVPSMIFTLGVNTVLRGLMVMLTGGFSPTTMATPPMQFLAKAELLGIPMAVFVWALLSLGIVFLLTRTPMGRYIYAIGNREAAAYLSGVNTRLVILGAFTLCGLCSAMAGILLAGYSSKAYQAMGDPYLLPAIAAVVIGGTNILGGQGRYAGTVVGTILIVLLQSVLSVMQMPEAGRQIIYGLVIILMLVLYGRGGRSAA from the coding sequence ATGCAAGCCTATCTCCGCTCCATCGACCGGCCGATCCTGGTGGCCTGCGGCTTCGTGATCCTGATCCTCGCGGCCGGCACCGCCTACACCGCGATCACCCAGGGCACGGCCACCTTCCTGTCGCCTGCCTATCTGCTGCAGCAGCTCAAGGTCGCCTCCTTCCTCGGCGTCGTCGCCGCCGGGATGATGCTGGTGATCCTGATGGGCCATATCGACCTGTCGGTGCCCTGGACCATCGCCGCCTCTGCCATGCTGGCGACCGCGGTCGGCGGGACGGAGGCGATCCCGGTCGGCCTCGCCGTCGGCGCCCTGGTCGGGCTGTTCAACGGGCTCGGGATCGCCTTCCTGCGCGTGCCGTCGATGATCTTCACCCTCGGGGTCAACACCGTGCTGCGCGGGCTGATGGTGATGCTGACCGGCGGCTTCTCGCCGACCACCATGGCGACGCCGCCGATGCAGTTCCTGGCCAAGGCCGAGCTGCTGGGAATCCCGATGGCGGTGTTCGTCTGGGCCCTGCTGTCGCTCGGCATCGTCTTTCTGCTGACCCGCACGCCGATGGGCCGCTACATCTACGCCATCGGCAACCGCGAGGCCGCGGCTTACCTGTCCGGCGTCAACACCCGGCTGGTCATCCTCGGCGCCTTCACCCTGTGCGGGCTGTGCTCGGCGATGGCCGGCATCCTGCTGGCCGGCTATTCCAGCAAGGCCTATCAGGCGATGGGCGACCCCTATCTGCTGCCGGCCATCGCCGCGGTGGTGATCGGCGGCACCAATATCCTGGGCGGCCAGGGCCGCTATGCCGGAACCGTGGTCGGCACCATCCTGATCGTGCTGCTGCAGAGCGTGCTGTCGGTGATGCAGATGCCGGAGGCCGGGCGCCAGATCATCTACGGGCTGGTGATCATCCTGATGCTGGTGCTGTACGGGCGCGGCGGCCGGTCGGCGGCCTGA